In Girardinichthys multiradiatus isolate DD_20200921_A chromosome 10, DD_fGirMul_XY1, whole genome shotgun sequence, the sequence CAAAACTGATGGAGACAAAAACTCCAGTAATCTTTCTGAACCCAGATTTTCAGTTGTACATTAAATGACATCAGCTGTAGTACAAAACCTCTCGTAAGTTTCTGGGGAGCTAAGATGTTTTCATTTCAGTGCATGCAACATGGAGGATCTCAAGGAAGTGGTTTGTGTAGCAGCACATCCACAAGCAATAGAGGCAATCATGATGCACCGGTTGGCTCTTTTTTGTGGACTTTTTTAGTGTTGCTTTATGTCCACTGTGTCTCTGCACATTCTGCTTGTTTTGATGGAGCCCTATGTAATTCATAGTTGAAATGGCTCATTAAATTTGCAGTTTATTATCAGGACTTTTAGTTTTTtcagaaaaagcaaaaagaaggtTAAGTGCACTATTTGAATGGATGGCAACTACTTTTAtggtttttgcagttttaattgTCGGTGTCTGGGAAATTAAATCACTTGAAATTTTCCGAGCCTCTAGATGTCCCTATATCTTAAAACGTGAATCTCATTTTAAATTATGCAAATAtatttcagcagggacaaggaaaaCTGGTCAGAGCTTATGGGGGAAATGGATTGAGATAAAGTATTCCCACCCAATCACCATTTTCACCCTTTGTcgtgttacaaacacaaacttcaatttagTCAATTGTTCTATGTCattaacacaaagtttttaattgttataaataggaataaaaaatattcctgatttttaaaggtttttttgtagaattttgaaAATTGTGACATTTCAGCCACCCTGAGTCAATGACAGCTTTAAATATCTAAAGACTGAATGTTTCAGCATTTTTCTGTGCGAAATAgttgaagctcagtcagactggatgtaGAGTGCCTCTAAAGATTCATTTTTTTGAGACTTGCAACAACTGGATTTAgatttggactttgattggACCATGGTTCTCCAGTTGTCAAAAGCCACCGTCCTGCAACTTTATGAAGCATTTGTGTTCCAACATATGTAAAACAAACGAATTGGTCATTGCCAGGTCTTGAtggcatgctgaggaggtaattcaacAATTTGATTTATGTGTGTTGGTGCAGGAATGCATCTAAGGACTGGAGATTAGGACCATGATCTAAtccacaggtgtcaaactccagtcctcgagggccagtgtcctcCAGCCTTTAGATGtgcctctgcttcaacacacctgaatccaataattaggtcattagcaggattcTCGTGAACTTGACTACATACTGAGAAGGTATACAGTCAAGGAACCTCTATGAGGTTCCTCTGGTCATTATAAACCACAGGACCATGCTGTCACCCTCGTGTTTCACCATGTGGATGCTGTGTTCAGACTGAGGCAAAGTGTcaccccacctccaccctcTCCCCCACCCCCAAAATAGTGCATGTAAGAGAAAAAATTATACTTCAGTCTCTTCTGACTAGACCATCTTCCTCCAACCTTTTGGTGTCTCATGAAATATTCAGAAGCACCTGAAAATGCTTTACCACAAAGAAGCATGAAGTACCCCAACATCCACATGAATCTCTGGTAATTCACTTCTTTACACATtctaaaaatagtttttccaTTAAATGCAAAACTTAGGATATAAACAAAACTATGGATCCATTTCTTCAGATCCTCTCAGATCTATTTGGGGCACActtgatttaatttcagactctttcttgaaaagaaaatatatatttttatattaatgcaTAAATGCCTCATACTTCTTGATCTCTCCTCCTTGATCAATCAGTTCTTCATGTTCGCATTcatataaaacacataaaagcaaATTTTACCAAAATGCTTTTTGCTTTGTTCTATGATTGTTTATAGAAAAGCCACAGTTATCTAAACTCTAAGGTGTTTGCCATTTGCCAGTTGTTGTGGAAAAGGTGAATGCTGTTGTGCTAAAGTTGTGGAAATTGTGGTGAAACAGCTtctctcaattagatttaataGTGCACTTCATGTGGTATGAACTAAATCAGGTTAGAAGGTCGTTGTGGTGATGCTGTGAAAATTCATGGTGCTGTAGATTATATGAGAAGAGTAAAATATCAAAGGAAATAGAAATCACAGCATCCCAGCCTGTAACATTGATTGTGGAAATTAATTGtggtctacttttacatgtacactAACTTTGAGAACATTCTGTTCttaatatcagtcagtcattttctaccgcttattccatagtgggtcgcaggggagctggtgcctatctccagcagtctatgggcgagaggcagggtacacctcggacagattgccagtccatcgcagggcatcccacaaacaaccatgcacacactcattcatacaactaaggtcaatttagagtgaccaattaacctaacaggcatgtctttggactgtgggaggaagccggagtacctggtgagaacccacgcatgcatggggagaacatgcaaactccatgcagaaagaccccaggccgggaattgaacccaggaccttcttgctgcaaggcaacagtgctaccaactgtgccaccgtgcagccctgttcTTAAtatataaggtccaatttgttgatggacccatcGTTGCcagtgttcatagttagatgagaaaaccagaactgcagccacAGGtctaatttatcccaaaggGGTTCAAGAAAGTtgaagtcaggactctgtgcaagCCAGTCACGTTTTCCTCACCAAACTGTATACAGCTGCAGTCATGGAAGCGATTGGAATACtgaaattcattgatttggttgtgtgacccaatacttttggcaatatagtttaTAGAGGAAATTCAGAGATCCTAACAACAAGTCAGAAAATGATAGGGATAGGATATGTTGTGGACTCTTCACATCTggactttatggaagagtttgaacaagaaagccattgttgaacaaataaaaggagtttaatttaaagtttgccacaagacaTAGGGGCCACATCAAACACatgaaagaaggtgctttggtcagacaaaACTATAGTTAAAATTTTTAGCCCACATCTTAAATGCTATGTGtgaaggaaaactaacactgcatatcacctggaacacactatccccacagtgaaacatgatggtggcagtatcatgctgtgtaGATGCTTTTCTTTACCACATAACATACCAGTAAATTAAATTGAGGTTTGTGAAGATagaaacatgtggaaaaggtttaagggtaagaatacttttgcaaggccttgATTATTTACAGCTAAAAACCCTGTTCCTGCAGCTAATGACTCATTTTGGTGATTGCAGGGAACAGGATGTACATGCACCCCGACTCTCCTAACTCAGGGGCTCATTGGATGAGACAAGAAGTGTCATTCAGCAAGCTTAAGCTCACCAACAACAAGGGCAGCAACAACAACGCGACACAGGTATCCCTCagctttccttttttaaattccaCTTTATAAATCCAATAGTTTAtgttgatatttaaaaaatttgttaaattGAGCTTTTCGCCCTGCAGGAACATTTTCTAGTGTCTTGGTCATGGCATGTAATCAAAATCCCCAACTTATTGAGTAAAAGTGCTCTAATATCCCCTGATTTTATGTTCTATTAGGTAAGGTTATTATGTCAATTATATACTGTTTTTACCTTCAGATGATTGTTCTTCAGTCGCTCCACAAGTACCAGCCACGTCTTCACATTGTGGAGGTGAAGGAAGACGGCACAGAGGACCCTTTCCTGTCCTCAAAAGCTCAGACGTTTGTCTTTTCAGAGACGCAGTTTATCGCCGTCACTGCTTATCAGAATGCAGACGTAAGAAGATTCTTGTACCTACTGTTCACTGGAAGTAATTATTGGgttattttagtttctttttttatatgcaCAAATAATTTCAAATGCACTGATCTGGTTTTTGCATGCATGCAAAAACCAGATCAGTGCAGTGAAAAAGTCTTGGCTCCTTTCGGATTTTTTCTGTTAtggctttttgtcacacttaggTGTTTCAAATTGTAAAACTACATAtaacatcagacaaagataacctgggtaaatacaaaaaaaaaacagtttttagattatttttatttaaccctaACCCCAAATGCTACGGGAAAAAGGTATCCATACCAACTTGGCctaatgtaaaaaagtaattaaccccctaaacctaataactggttgtgtcaACCTTTGCAGCAACAACTACCTGTCCTCTTTGCAGAACtgagccacattggagggtttctGGGCCTGAATATCCTGATTGAGGTTatgatttaagtccagactttgactaagtCATTCCAGAACCTTAatttttttagccattcagaggtgaacTTGCTAATGTGCTTATCGATCACTCTCCTGCTGCATAACTCAGGTGAGCTAAAtacttaaggtcacaaactgatggctggacattctccttcaggatttacTGCTTTAAGAGAAGAATTCTTGGTTCCATTAATTACAGTATCTTGCATAGGTCCTAATGGAACAAAGTcaggcccagaccatcacattttcaccaccatgtttcactggctATATGATCTATTTTATCTATAATGCTTTGTTATTTCCacaccagatgtaacaggaaGCACATCTTCCATAGAATTTCCCCTTTGTCTCattagtccacagaatattccaaaaagtcttggggatcatcataATTTTCCAGTTGTGGTGGaatatttttgacaaaaaatcaacattcctttgtgtttggtTTTGGCATTGGAAGTCTAATTGATGCCATGTATGCCTACTGactttaactgaggcaagtagGACCCGCTTTAGATGTTATTTGAAgttattttataaccttttgGATACTTTATGTTGTGACACAGGCTCTCTTTAGGTGATTTCTAAAACTGCAGGCTAcgtagtaatcaggcctggcTGTGGCTAGTAAAACTGTAATCAAGTTTTAAAAACCAACCTAATAATGActtttaattcatgatttaacaaggtggGTGATCAGTTTTTCACATAGGATTAGGGTCagttggatagctttttttccctCAGTACGTAAAATCATCCTTTAGTACTGTATTATGTATTTGTTTAGGTTATCTCTGTCTGATATCAACATTTGTTTCATTACAGAAGATTTCTGCAATGGCACCAATTCTTTTTACTGCACTGTGCATATAACTTTGCAATTCGTGCAACACCAGTTCAGCTAAGAGTCACTGACTACTCAGTATTTCACTAACAGCTGCATTGTCTAAAACTTTCTCTATGCCTAGTATAGACATACTGGCACCGGTTCTGTAGGTGTGATCACCCACTTTGTGGTTCTAAAGATCAACTCTTTCCAGCATGTTGACCTCATTAATTATTAGTCAGGTACCTCCTCTCTAACTGCTCTCTTGTTTCTTCATGGTAGTTGCTCActccttctttttttcctgtgcCTACATTCTCTCTCGCTGCCCTCCTCCTGTTCCCTACACAGATTACTCAGCTGAAAATAGACCATAACCCCTTCGCTAAAGGCTTCCGCGACAATTACGACACGTAAGTAATTTGAAAAATACTTGTGTTTGCAAAGAGAAACCAGCAGCAAATTCTTCCTTTTTGCTCTAGATTAAGAACATTGTATGAACTCTGCATAAATTATTCAACTGGATCAGTGCTGCCACTGAAATGCCTTCAGTGCACATGTCACCTTTTTAATATTAGAATAGACGCAATTACTGCACAGTTGCTAAGCTTGCTGCAGTGGAAGGGTATGAGgggctgtgagatgtttgataGTTGTTTGAGGTTTGGGCAGGAAATAACACcttcttctttttcctcttcttctcaCACTCTCTTCTCTTaccctcctcctccctcctGCCTAGGCTCTATGCTGCTCCTGACTCAGATCGACTTACCCCTTCCCCTACAGAGGGCCAGCAGTTGTTACCAGGGACTTGCTACCCACAGGGCTTTCTCTCTGAACAGTACATTAGCCCCCTGCCACAGACCCGCTTCTTTGGACGTGAACCCATTGGTATGAGCCAGCAACACAAAGACCCATCCTCTAGCACTGGACCCCACAGTCGCTGGTACCTGCCCCCACAACAGAGTGCGCCACCAAACCGGCTTGACTTCAGTTCCTCCTATGAGGGGGACTTTTCTGGAAATGGTTTCTACAAGCCGTTTCCCCTGCAGACGTCTGCTCACCATGCCCTCAGCTACTACCCAGAGCATCATTTTGCATCATGCAGCGTGTCCGTATCAGCAGCCAGTTCAGCAGGATGGAGTACCAGCAGGCCTACCCTACAGTATCCCAGCAAACCCGCGCCCAGTCTGAGCTGGTTCAGACCCATTtcgtcctcttcctcctcatcatcatcttctACACCCACTGGCAACCCAAGGCTGCACCCCCCCTCTCTCCTAGAGTCTCTGCAGACACCCCTGCTACAGGAAAAGCCGAAAGAGTCTGCTGGAGTGGCACCGGACCCCTGGCTCGAGCCACCCTCAGTCAAATCAGCAGACTCTGCCGACTCGGGCCTGTTTGAGGGGAACAAGAAGAGGAAGGTGTCACCCTATACGTCCAGCACCGAAAACTCCCCACCTCCGCGCACCAGAGATGTCTGTGAAAAAGACAACAGCAGCGATCCAGACTACTATGGCTATTACACCCACTGAGCGCCTCCCATTTCATCACAAACATTTCCCAACACCCTCTTGCAGCTCCCCGAGACTGCACAGTTTGTTAGGTCTTGATGGAGGGCTGAAACAATCCAAACAGAACCACAAAATATAAGCCCTCACAGTGAAAACATccacaaaataacattttttccTTATAAGTGTAAAATGATCACAGGAGGAACTTTTCAGGACAGTGGCAAAGTGAATAAAAGTGGACGTGACTGGGACTCTGGCCTACAGTCACATAAACACCTAACAGACATACAGAGGTGTGACTTAAGTCTTTGGAACATCTGGAGAtttgagaaaaaacacaaacatctgcatATCTGCTTGCTGACAGATGCCTGTGGGGATTGTCTGTTCTTCCTGCATCAAACACTCTCTCGCTGCAGTGCCATCTCTCATCTGTGTCTTCCTTCGAATCCACAACCATTCACACATTTCTTCACAATGCACTCACGTTTATTTCCCCCAATGATTCTGTGCAGAAACTggttagcaaaaaaaaaaaaaaaaacttctgccTCTCTAATCTTAGGCTCACAATATAAGGCGCAGCTCCCACTTGTGGTGGTAGAGGAGCATTGCGGGCACTCAGAGCGGGGTTTAGAACAGCTTAGCTGATGTGTGTTCAGAGTATAGTAGGCAAATGAACAATAACAGAGAAAGCAGAACATCTGATGCTCATCTAATATATTACAGTGACCTTACATGTTGAATGTTTAATCATGCACACAAATATAAgttgaaaacaaaggcaggtataGTGCGTTGAAAATGTGTTCATACACATAGAAGGTTTACAAATTTAGTCTCATTATAGCcacaaatgtcattttttaaattgggattctgtgatagaccaatgcAAAGCAGTGAATAATTATAacaataaacaacaaatatacAAGGCTTTGAAACAGATTTCaaacaaataatctgaaaagtgtaacatgcatttgtatttaaccctCCCCACCCCAAGTCACTACTTTGCAAACCCCACATTTGGGGTTATGTTTCTATGTGTTCAGGGTGCGCATCAAGAGGAGGACAATTTTTGCCCATTATGCTGTACAAAACACcaaaattttcaagtcttgccaaaaattcttaattagatttagTTCTTGGGCATTCTTACtgataaatatgttttgattgAGTGCACTGTCATGCTGGACGGTGAACccctgccccagtctcaagtattttgcatcctctaacaggttttgttgttgttgtgccctttatttagctccatccatctttccatcaaatcTTACCAGTTTTAATGTCTCTgcaaaaagcatccccacagcatgttgccaccaccaccatttttcatggtgtggatggtgtgttcaggatgttagttttctgcctcacatactgttttgcatgtaagcaaaaacatttaaatgtgatttcatcggccagagcaccttctttcatgtttgttgtgtcctcCCATGCCTTTCTTTTatcaatgatttttttcttaccatgtaaaggccagatttgttgaCTGTTCAACTAACCGTTGTACTGTCAATGGATGTTCCCACCTAAGTTGTGGGTACTCTGAAACTCCTTCAGAGTACCCAGGGGCCTTCTTGctacttttctgattaatgttctccttgccccGCCTCAATTTTGGTTGGACGACTTGTTAGGCTTcaagttgtgccatactctttccatttttagataaTGGAGGGAGCATTACTCTTTAAGATGTTCAAAatttaggatattgttttataacttaactcggctttaaacttctccataactTTATCCCAGACCTGTCTACTGTGTTCCTTCATCCTTATTTTGTTGCATCAGATTATTAAATTTACCTGATCTGATAAACTTAACTTTTAGTAGCAGCAATAAGGTAACAAATGATTTACATAAAAGCTTCAAACAAGACTAGCTGTGCACAGGGTTGCTTGTGTAGAGTGCAAAGATTCTGACCTTGCCAGAATTAGTCAAATTTAAAGCGCTCCTGTCACCAAACTAATAAACCTCACAATCAATATTAGCATCAATATCTACTAAACAGTCTCATCAATAGAACCACACAAGCTCTAAATTGGCCCCAGTTCTGCAGATCAGTTCATAGTAGTTTGTGGAGGATGCTCACGTGTAACTGTAGTCAAACTGATGAGGCACTGCCAGCCTCAGACCACAATAAACAGGAAGCACAAAGTGACCAGACCGACACTCTGAATTTCCCCCTTGGTCTCAGGACGCATCGTGTGGTGACGCTGGTTGACAGAGGCCCGGCTCCCAGCCTGGTGACAGAAACAAAGAGTGAGGCTACAGTCGGAGCTAATCAGAGGTCTGCCCCTCACTCCTCACCAGGTGTGCTAACTGCCTTGGACAACACCAGAGGCGACAGGCAGCCACCTAGTGCTATCCATCAGGGAAACTTTAGTGTTTACTGAGCGAGCTCAAATTATTCCATGTACAAAATGAGTGTCGTGTTAAGATGATGTTAACTGATGGAACCATTACTACTGTAACAAGCAAAAATTCAACATCTGTCATATATGGTTCAAACTAAGTAAAATAGCTAATTTTAAAAGCATGTTTACATTTTACTCTCTTTAAAAAATTCACGATTCTGTGGATAAGAATTCATTTTGACTGGTTTCATAAGAATTAAACCCAAGAATTCTATGTAACTTTGCTAACATCTGGGTGCTGTAACTATCCAAATGTTTACCCTAGTATTATCAAAATGGAACCATAAacatttactttgttgaagGGTACAATTTAATGGTGACAGCTTTTGCTTAAGCTAATcagttcttttgtgttttttatttctttgtctttgcaatatttaaataattcagttaAATGCTGCAACATAGAAGTGAGTTTCATTGCATAACAAATAAAGCCATTTCTTTTGAAGAAAGCATGGCTGAACAAAACATATACAAATATTATTTATGAGAAACACTGGATATAAACACATTGCTAAAAACTAGCTGAACTTGTAAAACTTTCTATAGAAACAATTTCTTGCTACAGTAGTTTTTGAACATTACAAATGCAGCCTTGAAAGTGTTTCACTGGACTTTCTACAATAAACCAACATACAGTTGTGCATAATTCTCCAATGTAAGGaacatgatacatggttttcaaaattttt encodes:
- the tbx21 gene encoding T-box transcription factor TBX21 produces the protein MGGIGGSLYLSMLNGTEAQTLGKSVDISSHLHRGGKDLAEFKMGIQDARFYYPDPVQGSQDPLTLPYHSDQTVGGYGAQPSRFYAQPLSGCPYSGVRSPPRSGTGQGYVPAAGEGFTAGGKDPVYSPSAENYTTGFQHGYQRPLYPLPGLQVCGKTQVLLHNYPLWAKFHKFQTEMIITKQGRRMFPFLSFNISVLDPTAHYNVYVDVVLADQHHWRYQGGKWVQCGKAEGNMPGNRMYMHPDSPNSGAHWMRQEVSFSKLKLTNNKGSNNNATQMIVLQSLHKYQPRLHIVEVKEDGTEDPFLSSKAQTFVFSETQFIAVTAYQNADITQLKIDHNPFAKGFRDNYDTLYAAPDSDRLTPSPTEGQQLLPGTCYPQGFLSEQYISPLPQTRFFGREPIGMSQQHKDPSSSTGPHSRWYLPPQQSAPPNRLDFSSSYEGDFSGNGFYKPFPLQTSAHHALSYYPEHHFASCSVSVSAASSAGWSTSRPTLQYPSKPAPSLSWFRPISSSSSSSSSSTPTGNPRLHPPSLLESLQTPLLQEKPKESAGVAPDPWLEPPSVKSADSADSGLFEGNKKRKVSPYTSSTENSPPPRTRDVCEKDNSSDPDYYGYYTH